A genomic segment from Brachionichthys hirsutus isolate HB-005 unplaced genomic scaffold, CSIRO-AGI_Bhir_v1 contig_254, whole genome shotgun sequence encodes:
- the LOC137914526 gene encoding dicarboxylate carrier UCP2-like yields MVGLKPSDVPPPLGVKMASAGAAACIADIVTFPLDTAKVRLQIQGEKVAVGGIRYRGVFGTISTMVRTEGPRALYNGLVAGLQRQLCFASVRIGLYDNVKNFYTGSKDNPSILVRILAGCTTGAMAVSFAQPTDVVKVRFQAQMNLDGVARRYSGTMQAYKHIFQNEGIRGLWKGTLPNITRNALVNCTELVTYDLIKEAILRHNLLSDNLPCHFVSAFGAGFVTTVIASPVDVVKTRYMNSPPGQYRSAINCAWTMMTKEGPTAFYKGFVPSFLRLGSWNVVMFVSFEQIKRAMMVTKKRIDGAN; encoded by the exons ATGGTGGGACTTAAACCCTCAGATGTACCCCCTCCACTGGGGGTAAAGATGGCAagtgctggagcagcagcatgtATAGCTGACATAGTTACATTTCCTCTCGACACGGCCAAAGTCAGACTCCAG ATACAGGGAGAGAAGGTGGCAGTGGGAGGCATCAGATACAGAGGTGTTTTTGGGACGATCAGCACCATGGTCCGAACAGAAGGGCCTCGGGCTCTGTACAACGGACTGGTGGCGGGTCTGCAACGGCAACTGTGCTTTGCCTCTGTCAGAATCGGCCTGTATGACAATGTAAAAAATTTCTACACAGGCAGCAAAGACA ACCCCAGTATTCTGGTGCGTATCCTGGCTGGCTGCACTACAGGTGCCATGGCAGTGTCTTTTGCACAACCCACAGATGTGGTCAAGGTTCGATTCCAAGCACAGATGAACCTGGACGGCGTGGCCCGTCGCTACAGCGGCACCATGCAGGCCTACAAGCACATCTTCCAGAATGAGGGCATCCGTGGACTCTGGAAAG GCACACTGCCCAACATCACCAGAAATGCGTTGGTCAACTGTACAGAGCTGGTTACCTATGACCTGATAAAGGAAGCCATCCTGAGACACAACCTCCTGTCAG ACAATCTTCCTTGCCACTTTGTGTCTGCATTTGGGGCTGGGTTTGTTACCACGGTGATTGCCTCCCCAGTAGATGTGGTGAAGACTAGATACATGAACTCTCCACCGGGACAGTACAGGAGCGCCATCAACTGCGCCTGGACAATGATGACCAAAGAAGGGCCGACTGCCTTCTACAAAGG atTCGTGCCGTCGTTTCTGAGGTTGGGGTCGTGGAATGTTGTGATGTTTGTCTCGTTTGAACAAATCAAGAGAGCCATGATGGTCACGAAGAAGAGGATTGATGGAGCAAATTGA